The proteins below come from a single Chitinophaga pinensis DSM 2588 genomic window:
- a CDS encoding HopJ type III effector protein produces the protein MKEQFASLLQQLKSNLVSFKEVIEFIETYYQHQPTAFKNGETYNEATQNQGSAKVFSFAQLNNLSKEDTLFLFAEHYQAVLNTPDATDHQNIRQFMAHGWSGIAFEGQALQAK, from the coding sequence ATGAAAGAACAATTCGCAAGCTTACTTCAGCAATTAAAAAGCAATTTAGTTTCCTTCAAAGAGGTAATCGAATTCATTGAAACATATTACCAGCATCAGCCAACCGCCTTTAAAAACGGTGAAACATATAACGAAGCAACGCAAAACCAGGGTAGCGCGAAAGTCTTTTCTTTTGCACAACTAAATAACCTGAGCAAAGAAGATACCCTCTTCTTATTTGCAGAACATTATCAGGCAGTGTTAAATACGCCCGATGCTACCGATCACCAGAATATCAGACAGTTCATGGCACATGGATGGTCCGGTATTGCTTTTGAAGGACAGGCATTACAGGCGAAATAG